A window from Triticum aestivum cultivar Chinese Spring chromosome 6D, IWGSC CS RefSeq v2.1, whole genome shotgun sequence encodes these proteins:
- the LOC123145991 gene encoding probable cinnamyl alcohol dehydrogenase 5 — protein sequence MAPTAAEQHTRKAVGLAARDASGHLSPLAITRRSTGDDDVVIKILYCGICHSDLHSIKNDWKSAKYPMVPGHEITGEVNEVGKNVTKFKTGDRVGVGCMVNSCQSCESCNKGFENLCLGIIPTYNLVDLDGTITYGGYSSMVVVHERFVVRFPDTIPLEKGAPLLCAGITVYSPMKYHGLNIPGMHLGVLGLGGLGHVAVKFGKAFGMKVTVISSSPGKKQEALERLGADAFIVSKNDEEMKAAMSTMDGIINTVSANIPMAPLLGLLKPNGKMIMVGLPEKSMEIPPFALVATNKTLAGSLIGGMRDTQEMLDLAAKHNVTADIEVIGAEYVNTAMERLAKADVRYRFVIDIGNTLDKAAATTTE from the exons AAGCACTGGAGATGACGATGTGGTGATCAAGATTCTGTACTGTGGAATCTGCCACTCTGACCTACACAGCATCAAGAACGATTGGAAGAGCGCCAAATACCCCATGGTCCCTGGGCATGAGATCACTGGCGAGGTCAATGAGGTCGGCAAGAATGTGACCAAGTTCAAGACCGGTGACCGTGTGGGCGTCGGGTGCATGGTAAACTCATGCCAGTCCTGCGAGAGCTGCAACAAGGGCTTCGAGAACCTCTGCCTAGGCATAATCCCCACCTACAACTTGGTTGACCTTGATGGCACCATCACCTACGGCGGCTACTCCAGCATGGTGGTGGTGCACGAGCGGTTCGTGGTCCGGTTCCCCGACACCATTCCACTGGAAAAGGGCGCGCCGCTGCTGTGCGCTGGCATCACCGTGTACAGCCCCATGAAGTACCACGGTCTAAACATTCCTGGGATGCACCTCGGTGTGCTGGGACTGGGCGGGCTGGGCCATGTTGCTGTTAAGTTCGGCAAAGCCTTCGGGATGAAGGTAACAGTGATCAGCTCTTCGCCGGGGAAGAAGCAGGAGGCCCTCGAGAGGCTAGGCGCCGACGCGTTCATTGTCAGCAAGAACGACGAGGAGATGAAG GCCGCGATGAGTACCATGGATGGCATCATAAACACGGTGTCTGCAAACATCCCCATGGCCCCTCTCTTGGGGCTACTGAAACCCAACGGCAAGATGATCATGGTTGGCCTCCCAGAGAAGTCTATGGAGATCCCCCCCTTTGCTCTGGTTGCCA CGAACAAGACCCTGGCCGGGAGCCTCATTGGAGGCATGAGGGACACCCAGGAGATGCTGGACCTCGCGGCCAAGCACAACGTGACGGCGGACATCGAGGTGATCGGCGCCGAGTACGTGAACACGGCCATGGAGCGCCTTGCCAAGGCCGATGTCAGGTATCGATTCGTCATCGACATCGGCAACACCCTCGACaaggccgccgccaccaccaccgagTGA